GGATTTATTGGAAGCTTATCAAAGAAAAGAATTCTTGAGGGATTGTAGGCATTACTATTGGGAGGAACCTTTTTTATTCTGGATATGTGCCGACAACATCATTCGGCATTGTGTTCCGGAAGATAAGGTGACGTCAATTCTCAAAGCATGTCATGAATCTCCATTTGGGGGCCACCACGATGGAAACCTTATAGGCGGTGAAAGTGCTTGATTGTGGCTACTATTGGCCATCGATCTATCAAGATGCAAATCTAATGATCATGGCTTGTGATAAGTGTCAAAAACAAGAGCCAATTTCTAGAAGGCATGAGATGCCTTTGAATTTTGTATTTGAGGTAGAGATCTTTGATGTGTCGGGGATCGATTTCATGGGTCCCTTTATGATCTCATACATCATGATGTATATCTTGGTAACGGTGGACTATGTCTCAAAATGGGTCAAAGCAGTTGCCTTGCCAAATAATGAGCCAAGGAGTGTAACCTccttcttgaagaagaacatattcacTTGGTTTGGAACCCCAAGGGTCATCCTTAGTGATGGTGGTTCTCACTTTTACAACAAAGCCTTTGCGGGGCTGCTCGAAAAATATGGAGTAAGAACAAGGTGGAAACCCCTTATCATCCTCAATCAAGTGGTCAAGTTGAAGTATCCAACCGAGAAATGATGAACATTCTAGCAAATATT
This sequence is a window from Nicotiana tomentosiformis chromosome 5, ASM39032v3, whole genome shotgun sequence. Protein-coding genes within it:
- the LOC138892493 gene encoding uncharacterized protein, giving the protein MACDKCQKQEPISRRHEMPLNFVFEVEIFDVSGIDFMGPFMISYIMMYILVTVDYVSKWVKAVALPNNEPRSVTSFLKKNIFTWFGTPRVILSDGGSHFYNKAFAGLLEKYGVRTRWKPLIILNQVVKLKYPTEK